Proteins encoded in a region of the Acidobacteriota bacterium genome:
- a CDS encoding outer membrane beta-barrel protein produces the protein MRKTLLILTVIALAVLFSLAAVAKDKGYRFYLGVNAGYLMPDFSHSFTSSLLGTELSGQYNIYTNPILGVEGGVKLTDHIGVYAGYDRFFGKLNAKFDFSIVYPSFQPISFTLTNGKTTYNIGEFGLVYNFGGCSTINPYLRGGIVYIKGNIDLVSFLQVDIDVNSQILDYHSSFTKTTFSTTGAIIGGGITYRVSNHLGLNLGANYLYGKTTLPELLTTTNMEVNLGGIHINGGLRFYF, from the coding sequence ATGCGAAAAACTCTGCTGATATTAACGGTAATCGCCCTCGCTGTTCTTTTCTCCCTTGCGGCAGTAGCCAAGGATAAGGGATATCGTTTCTACCTTGGAGTCAACGCTGGCTACCTTATGCCCGATTTCTCTCATAGCTTTACCTCTTCCCTATTAGGAACAGAATTAAGCGGTCAATACAACATCTACACCAATCCAATTCTCGGAGTTGAAGGTGGGGTGAAACTCACCGATCACATTGGAGTATATGCGGGCTATGATAGATTTTTCGGAAAGCTCAATGCGAAGTTTGACTTTTCCATTGTATATCCCTCCTTCCAGCCGATATCATTTACCCTCACCAATGGGAAGACAACCTACAACATTGGAGAATTCGGTCTTGTATACAACTTCGGGGGTTGTTCTACTATCAATCCTTATCTCCGGGGAGGGATCGTTTACATAAAGGGCAACATCGATCTTGTTAGTTTTCTCCAGGTAGATATCGATGTTAACAGCCAAATTCTCGACTACCACTCCTCTTTCACGAAGACGACTTTCTCCACTACTGGCGCGATCATTGGAGGGGGGATAACTTATCGAGTAAGCAACCACCTCGGACTAAACTTGGGCGCCAACTATCTCTATGGGAAGACAACGCTACCTGAGCTGCTAACTACAACCAATATGGAGGTTAACCTCGGCGGAATTCATATAAACGGAGGTCTCCGTTTCTACTTTTAG
- a CDS encoding cobalamin-dependent protein (Presence of a B(12) (cobalamin)-binding domain implies dependence on cobalamin itself, in one of its several forms, or in some unusual lineages, dependence on a cobalamin-like analog.), producing the protein MQIFFIYPFPPPELQPTCFGQGIGYVSAVLKREGHKTRGIIIHRLEKEKIEEELSRFRPDLIAISTTYDQFPLTKEICSFLAEIEAPPVVIGGIHATTCPEECLALENVIGVCRGEGEEAMAEFVSHLEKKEDYLGTKNFWFRHQGKTIKNPLRPLIKDLNALPFPDRELIDFQRLVDTQREAQFMAGRGCPYFCTYCVNHYLIKEYKGLGSFVRLRDVENLIAEIEKVVARYPGIERIGFDDDIFIMNRSWLSQFAEEYPKRVGLPFWCNARVNLVDKEIVALLKKAGCFQVKMGVESGNSRIRNDILKRRIKDEEIIRAFELVRGAGIECWSFNMIGLPYETEETILDTIRLNRRIKPDRICLSMFQPYPETESYYLAKREGWISGERVSSYFEDKPTLSLPTIDGETITDYFHIFREMVEKGEEGYFLSYGWHSWEEEGGTRFRWSKKEAEILVKSRKKPEAFSLTISAHFPDLATRPLTVSFTVDGEEKVRLTLNNDAPKRVIIPLPGKTGRFIRIRMHLSHAIVPARDLGIPDPREIGVKARDFELTLAKGFLSRLLPD; encoded by the coding sequence ATGCAGATATTTTTCATCTATCCCTTCCCTCCACCAGAACTTCAGCCGACCTGCTTCGGGCAGGGGATAGGGTATGTCTCCGCTGTCCTAAAAAGGGAAGGACATAAAACCCGGGGGATAATAATCCACCGGCTGGAGAAAGAGAAAATAGAAGAAGAACTCTCCCGGTTCCGTCCGGATCTCATTGCCATCTCCACCACCTACGATCAATTTCCCCTGACGAAAGAGATATGCTCCTTCCTCGCCGAAATAGAAGCCCCGCCGGTGGTGATCGGTGGGATCCACGCCACTACCTGCCCCGAGGAATGTCTCGCTCTGGAAAATGTAATAGGCGTCTGTCGCGGTGAGGGGGAGGAGGCGATGGCGGAGTTCGTCTCCCACCTCGAGAAAAAGGAGGATTACCTGGGAACCAAGAACTTCTGGTTTCGCCACCAGGGGAAGACGATCAAAAACCCACTCAGGCCTCTAATCAAAGATTTAAACGCCCTTCCCTTCCCTGATCGGGAGCTCATCGATTTTCAGCGGTTGGTGGACACCCAAAGGGAAGCTCAATTTATGGCAGGAAGGGGATGCCCTTACTTCTGCACCTATTGTGTAAATCACTATCTGATAAAGGAATACAAAGGACTTGGTAGTTTTGTCCGCCTAAGGGATGTGGAAAACCTCATAGCTGAGATCGAGAAGGTGGTTGCCCGCTACCCGGGCATCGAACGGATAGGTTTCGACGACGACATATTCATTATGAACCGAAGCTGGCTCTCCCAATTTGCCGAAGAATACCCCAAAAGGGTGGGGCTCCCCTTCTGGTGCAATGCCCGGGTAAACCTGGTCGATAAGGAGATAGTAGCATTACTTAAAAAGGCAGGTTGCTTCCAGGTGAAGATGGGGGTAGAAAGCGGAAACAGTCGAATAAGAAACGATATCCTGAAAAGAAGGATAAAGGACGAGGAGATAATAAGGGCGTTCGAACTGGTGAGGGGAGCAGGAATAGAATGCTGGTCGTTCAATATGATCGGGCTCCCTTACGAGACAGAGGAGACGATACTGGACACCATTCGCCTGAACCGAAGGATAAAGCCGGATCGCATCTGTCTCTCAATGTTCCAGCCCTATCCTGAGACCGAAAGCTACTACCTGGCAAAAAGGGAGGGGTGGATCAGTGGGGAGAGGGTCTCCTCCTACTTCGAGGACAAGCCTACTCTCTCCCTTCCCACCATCGATGGCGAGACCATCACCGATTACTTCCACATCTTTAGGGAAATGGTGGAGAAGGGAGAGGAGGGCTATTTTCTAAGCTACGGCTGGCACTCCTGGGAGGAAGAAGGGGGAACTCGCTTCCGCTGGAGCAAGAAAGAGGCAGAGATATTGGTAAAATCAAGGAAAAAGCCCGAAGCGTTTTCCCTCACCATATCTGCCCATTTCCCTGATCTCGCCACCCGTCCCCTGACCGTGAGCTTCACCGTTGATGGGGAGGAGAAGGTTCGCCTAACCTTAAATAACGATGCCCCAAAGCGGGTAATAATCCCCCTTCCCGGGAAGACTGGCAGGTTCATCAGGATAAGGATGCACCTTTCTCACGCCATCGTCCCAGCAAGGGATTTGGGCATTCCTGACCCCCGGGAGATCGGGGTAAAAGCAAGGGATTTCGAGCTAACCCTTGCCAAAGGCTTTCTCAGTCGTCTACTTCCAGACTAA
- a CDS encoding sugar kinase, whose amino-acid sequence MDIVVVGSIALDSVETPFGKVKEALGGSAVYFSVAASFFVPVGLVGVVGDDFPKEHIVLLESRGVDTSGLARKPGKTFRWVGRYDYDLNKAHTISTELNVFAEFEPEIPDRLRKAPFLFLANIDPELQDKVLSQITSPRLTALDTMNFWIEGKPNELEKVISKVDILLINDAEVRQLADEPNLVKAAKKLLSLGPSRIVVKRGEYGAMMFSQEGIFFAPAYPLERPVDPTGAGDSFAGGFLGCLAKSGELSEDNLRQAVVMGSVIASFTVEDFSLNRLLKLKPAEIKERFREFIKLTRFEGSFPSI is encoded by the coding sequence ATGGACATCGTGGTAGTGGGATCAATTGCTCTCGATTCGGTAGAAACGCCGTTTGGGAAAGTCAAAGAGGCTCTTGGTGGTTCCGCAGTTTATTTTTCGGTGGCAGCGAGCTTCTTCGTCCCGGTGGGGTTGGTGGGGGTAGTGGGGGATGATTTTCCCAAAGAGCATATAGTTCTTCTTGAAAGTCGAGGTGTGGATACGAGTGGTCTTGCGCGGAAGCCGGGAAAGACCTTCCGCTGGGTGGGAAGATACGATTACGATCTCAATAAGGCACACACCATCTCCACTGAGCTCAATGTTTTTGCTGAGTTCGAACCGGAAATCCCAGATAGATTGAGGAAAGCTCCTTTTCTCTTCCTTGCCAATATCGATCCTGAACTTCAGGATAAGGTGCTCTCCCAGATCACATCACCGAGGCTCACCGCCCTTGATACGATGAACTTCTGGATAGAGGGGAAGCCAAACGAACTTGAGAAGGTAATATCTAAAGTGGATATCCTATTGATAAACGATGCCGAGGTGAGACAGTTGGCTGACGAGCCCAATTTGGTAAAGGCGGCGAAAAAGCTTCTTTCCCTTGGTCCTTCGCGGATCGTGGTGAAAAGAGGGGAGTATGGGGCGATGATGTTCTCTCAGGAGGGAATCTTCTTCGCTCCTGCTTACCCTTTGGAGCGACCGGTCGATCCGACGGGCGCGGGTGATTCCTTCGCTGGCGGGTTTCTTGGGTGTCTTGCCAAGTCGGGAGAGCTCTCCGAGGATAATCTGAGACAGGCAGTGGTGATGGGGAGCGTGATTGCCTCTTTCACTGTGGAGGATTTCAGCTTAAACCGTCTTCTCAAGCTCAAGCCCGCCGAGATAAAGGAGCGTTTTCGCGAGTTCATCAAGTTGACCAGGTTTGAGGGAAGCTTCCCCTCCATCTGA
- the mtnP gene encoding S-methyl-5'-thioadenosine phosphorylase has translation MAEIEIGIIGGSGLYNMEGLSGVKEVEIDTPFGAPSDRYIVGELEGRKVAFLARHGRGHRFLPSEINYRANIYGFKKLGAEWIISASAVGSMKEEIKPTDIVIPDQFFDRTKNRISTFFGEGIVAHISFADPLCPTLSEILYRAGMEVGATMHKGGTYVCIEGPQFSTKAESRIYRSFGVDVIGMTNLTEAKLAREAELCYATLALVTDYDVWHEAEESVTVEMIVANLTKNAETAKRIIKKAVAMIPEERKCGCATALKDAIITDRKAIPDEVKKRLSLIIGKYL, from the coding sequence ATGGCTGAAATAGAGATTGGGATTATCGGAGGAAGTGGACTTTATAATATGGAGGGTCTTTCCGGGGTAAAGGAGGTCGAGATAGATACTCCCTTCGGCGCTCCTTCGGATAGATATATCGTGGGAGAGCTTGAAGGAAGGAAGGTAGCCTTTCTGGCAAGACATGGAAGAGGACATCGTTTCCTTCCCTCTGAGATAAACTACCGGGCGAATATCTACGGTTTCAAGAAACTCGGGGCAGAATGGATCATCTCGGCGAGTGCGGTGGGGAGTATGAAGGAGGAGATAAAACCGACCGATATAGTGATCCCGGATCAGTTTTTCGATCGGACGAAGAACCGGATTTCCACATTCTTTGGGGAGGGGATCGTCGCCCATATCTCATTTGCTGATCCCCTTTGTCCTACCTTGAGTGAGATCCTTTATCGGGCAGGGATGGAAGTGGGGGCTACGATGCACAAGGGCGGGACTTATGTCTGTATAGAAGGACCTCAGTTCTCCACCAAGGCGGAGTCCCGTATCTATCGTAGTTTCGGTGTTGATGTGATCGGGATGACCAACCTCACCGAGGCGAAGTTAGCCCGGGAGGCAGAACTTTGTTACGCTACCCTCGCTTTGGTTACCGATTACGATGTCTGGCACGAGGCGGAAGAATCGGTGACGGTGGAGATGATCGTAGCCAACCTTACGAAGAACGCCGAGACCGCAAAGCGGATAATTAAAAAGGCAGTGGCGATGATCCCGGAAGAAAGGAAGTGTGGTTGTGCCACCGCCCTTAAGGATGCCATTATCACCGATAGAAAGGCTATTCCGGATGAGGTTAAGAAGAGGCTTTCCCTTATAATTGGGAAGTATCTATGA
- a CDS encoding outer membrane beta-barrel protein: MCRRVAIFLIPFIFFSLFLLGAEEKISGRYRFNGVAGYLHPGRTGCEDTTSVFLSFEYLFSRNVGMSFGGGFTNFRGPHEIMIGGQELKGYMEQFSPLDIRRPRLELQYGTIGLLLRFPAGKLAPYINLGVGAYQYTYTQDIFGRDPQTGQSGLPLPLFYRNTSFGVNGAVGMEYLITEFLSVKFEGNYQRIFSDLIKSQFVVNAGFGFIFE, encoded by the coding sequence ATGTGCCGAAGGGTGGCTATTTTTTTGATACCGTTTATCTTTTTCTCCCTCTTTCTACTGGGGGCGGAGGAGAAGATAAGTGGAAGGTATCGGTTCAATGGAGTGGCGGGTTATCTTCATCCGGGACGCACGGGATGCGAGGACACCACTTCTGTTTTTTTAAGCTTTGAGTATCTTTTCTCAAGAAATGTTGGGATGTCTTTTGGCGGTGGCTTCACCAATTTCCGGGGACCTCACGAGATTATGATAGGGGGACAGGAGCTGAAGGGATATATGGAGCAGTTTTCTCCCCTTGATATCAGACGGCCTAGGCTCGAACTTCAATACGGAACCATAGGTCTCCTTTTGAGATTCCCGGCGGGTAAGCTGGCGCCCTATATCAACTTGGGGGTGGGTGCTTACCAATATACTTATACTCAGGATATTTTTGGCAGGGATCCTCAGACTGGACAAAGTGGTCTCCCCCTCCCTCTCTTTTACCGCAACACATCTTTCGGAGTGAATGGGGCAGTAGGTATGGAGTATCTTATTACCGAGTTCCTCTCCGTTAAGTTCGAGGGGAATTATCAACGGATATTTTCCGATCTTATTAAAAGCCAATTTGTGGTAAACGCCGGTTTCGGCTTCATTTTCGAGTAA
- a CDS encoding peptidyl-prolyl cis-trans isomerase, with protein sequence MRRWFFLFVSLVFLLSLFCSPLSAYPLKGKGNPVVVMKTNMGNITIKLFRDKAPITVDNFLKYVKSGFYNGLIFHRVIPGFVIQGGGYTPDMLPRKTRPAIKNEATNGLSNLRGTIAMARTQVIDSATSQFFINLKDNKFLDHRGKTPDKYGYAVFGKVIKGMDVVDRIAKVPTGRKGPFSDVPKKPVIIKSVVIIKE encoded by the coding sequence ATGAGGAGATGGTTTTTCCTTTTTGTTTCGTTGGTTTTCCTTTTATCTCTCTTTTGTTCCCCTTTGTCGGCTTATCCTCTTAAAGGCAAGGGCAATCCAGTAGTGGTGATGAAGACCAATATGGGAAATATCACGATTAAGCTCTTCCGGGATAAAGCGCCGATCACCGTGGACAACTTCCTGAAATATGTCAAGTCCGGGTTCTATAACGGGCTCATCTTCCACCGGGTGATCCCGGGGTTCGTCATTCAGGGAGGGGGGTACACCCCAGATATGCTGCCCAGGAAAACGAGACCCGCGATCAAGAACGAGGCGACAAATGGATTGAGCAATCTCCGGGGCACCATAGCTATGGCAAGGACCCAGGTGATCGATTCTGCCACCTCTCAGTTCTTCATCAACCTGAAGGACAATAAGTTTCTGGATCATAGAGGGAAAACACCCGACAAGTACGGGTACGCCGTCTTTGGAAAGGTGATCAAGGGGATGGATGTGGTAGATAGGATTGCAAAGGTTCCCACCGGTAGGAAAGGTCCCTTTTCCGATGTCCCCAAGAAGCCGGTAATAATAAAGTCTGTGGTGATTATTAAAGAGTAG
- a CDS encoding glutamine synthetase codes for MEVKAYGYRDEEEVLKTVMDPESRVEFIRLVFTDILGRPMDFSIPNYEMEKTFSEGKGFDGSSVEGFVRIEESDLIIKPDPTTFRILPWEYQGFNHGVRWREAVIFGDILTPDKKPYQGDSRYVLKRALSRACEELGVDNFMVGPELEFFIFPNEHEPTPLDRGGYFYGGRHGEVRKEIQLLLRKMGIFSEYDHHEVAHGQHEIDLRYLNALEMADVGLIFRYMAKKVARMHGVYATFMPKPINGENGSGMHVHQSLWREGKNLFFSPDDPYHLSDVAKGYMAGLIHHAREITAVLNQWVNSYKRLIVGYEAPVYIAWGQRNRSAYIRVPEYQPGKEQATRIELRSPDPGVNFYLAFAVMLTAGLDGIKKKYPLPDPVEEDIYDMSQARQRRLKIRTLPANLEEAVREMKRSELLKETLGDHIFNKFIANKEVEITEYKKNVGREYDKQVSEYEISRYLPVL; via the coding sequence ATGGAGGTTAAGGCCTACGGATATCGGGATGAGGAGGAGGTCCTAAAGACGGTTATGGACCCGGAGAGTCGTGTTGAGTTCATCCGGTTGGTCTTCACCGATATCCTTGGACGGCCAATGGATTTTTCAATCCCCAACTATGAGATGGAAAAAACGTTCTCCGAGGGGAAGGGGTTTGATGGTTCGTCGGTAGAGGGGTTCGTCCGAATCGAGGAGAGCGATCTCATAATAAAGCCGGATCCTACCACCTTCCGTATCCTTCCTTGGGAGTATCAGGGGTTCAATCATGGCGTTCGCTGGCGGGAGGCGGTGATATTTGGCGACATATTGACCCCAGACAAAAAGCCCTACCAAGGCGATAGTCGTTATGTGTTGAAGCGAGCCCTTTCCCGGGCATGTGAGGAGTTGGGCGTCGATAACTTTATGGTAGGACCGGAGCTTGAGTTCTTTATTTTCCCCAACGAACACGAGCCTACTCCGCTTGATCGTGGAGGGTATTTTTATGGAGGGCGTCATGGTGAGGTAAGGAAGGAGATCCAGCTTCTTCTTAGAAAGATGGGGATCTTCTCCGAATACGACCACCATGAGGTAGCCCATGGACAGCACGAGATCGACCTCCGCTATTTGAACGCCCTTGAGATGGCGGATGTGGGGTTGATCTTCCGCTATATGGCGAAGAAGGTAGCTCGGATGCATGGGGTTTATGCCACCTTTATGCCCAAGCCGATAAATGGGGAGAACGGCTCGGGGATGCATGTCCACCAGTCATTGTGGCGAGAGGGAAAGAACCTATTTTTCTCCCCTGATGATCCCTATCATCTCTCCGATGTAGCTAAGGGGTATATGGCGGGCTTGATCCACCATGCTCGGGAGATAACCGCCGTTTTGAACCAGTGGGTAAACTCTTACAAACGGCTTATTGTGGGGTATGAAGCACCGGTCTATATAGCTTGGGGGCAGAGGAATCGTTCCGCTTATATCAGGGTTCCCGAGTATCAACCGGGCAAAGAGCAGGCGACCCGGATCGAGCTTCGCTCCCCGGATCCGGGGGTGAATTTCTACTTGGCTTTTGCGGTGATGCTCACCGCCGGTCTCGATGGGATAAAGAAGAAATATCCATTGCCAGATCCCGTGGAGGAGGATATTTACGATATGTCGCAAGCGAGGCAACGGCGCCTCAAGATAAGAACTCTTCCTGCTAACCTCGAGGAGGCGGTGAGGGAGATGAAGAGGAGCGAACTCCTCAAGGAGACATTAGGAGACCATATCTTCAATAAGTTTATCGCCAATAAGGAGGTGGAAATAACGGAATACAAGAAGAATGTAGGAAGGGAATATGACAAGCAGGTGAGCGAATATGAAATATCCCGCTACCTGCCGGTACTTTAG
- the lpdA gene encoding dihydrolipoyl dehydrogenase, which produces MERYDLVIIGAGPGGYVAAIRGAQLGAKVLLIERDKVGGVCLNQGCIPTKTLISSANAFRTISEAKRLGIIAKEGAKPDFKAMVARKENVVSTLVKGVKALLKANEVTLIEGKGSLLPEGKVRIILNDGGEEEIVEAKRTVIATGSKPADLPGIPLDGERIISGEDALSLTKLPGKILIIGAGAIGSEFGMMFSALGVEVVMVEIMERPVPMEDAEISSILEREFKKKKIKLHTGRKVVTTRKGETGVEAELDSGEKIEAELILVSVGRKLNTEGIGLEDVGIVLGKKGEIKVDAKLETNIPGIYAIGDVIGGHMLAHVASHEGLVAVENALGGSKEMDYTAVPAGIFTEPEIASVGLTEDEAREKGINIKVGRFPLRVLGRAQASGELSGLIKLIAEEGSGKLIGAHIIGARATELIHELTLAIRLGVSAQEVEETIHTHPTFSEGIMEAAMDLFGRSIHLPPSRG; this is translated from the coding sequence ATGGAGAGATACGATCTCGTCATCATCGGAGCAGGACCAGGTGGCTATGTAGCCGCCATAAGAGGGGCTCAATTGGGGGCGAAGGTTCTCCTCATCGAGAGAGATAAAGTAGGCGGCGTCTGTCTGAACCAAGGCTGTATTCCCACCAAAACACTTATATCGAGCGCCAACGCCTTTCGGACGATTAGCGAGGCAAAGAGATTAGGCATTATCGCTAAAGAAGGGGCAAAACCAGACTTCAAAGCGATGGTCGCCCGGAAGGAGAATGTCGTCTCCACCTTGGTAAAGGGGGTTAAGGCTCTCCTTAAGGCAAATGAGGTAACCCTCATCGAGGGCAAAGGTAGCCTCCTCCCTGAAGGAAAGGTGAGGATAATCCTAAATGATGGGGGAGAGGAGGAGATAGTAGAGGCGAAGAGGACGGTTATCGCCACCGGCTCAAAGCCGGCTGACCTTCCCGGAATACCTCTCGATGGAGAGAGGATCATCTCCGGCGAGGACGCCCTCTCTCTTACCAAGCTTCCCGGAAAGATCCTAATAATCGGCGCCGGGGCGATAGGTTCCGAATTTGGAATGATGTTTTCCGCCCTCGGGGTGGAGGTAGTGATGGTGGAGATAATGGAGCGTCCGGTACCGATGGAGGACGCTGAGATCTCAAGCATCCTCGAACGGGAATTCAAGAAGAAAAAGATCAAGCTCCACACAGGAAGAAAGGTAGTGACAACGAGAAAGGGAGAAACTGGGGTGGAGGCAGAGCTCGATTCCGGAGAGAAGATAGAAGCGGAGCTCATCCTCGTCTCGGTAGGGAGGAAGCTGAATACCGAGGGTATCGGACTCGAGGATGTTGGGATCGTCTTGGGGAAGAAGGGAGAGATAAAGGTGGATGCAAAGCTCGAGACCAATATCCCTGGCATCTATGCCATAGGGGATGTAATCGGCGGACATATGCTCGCTCATGTCGCCTCCCATGAGGGGTTGGTGGCAGTGGAAAACGCCTTAGGTGGAAGTAAAGAGATGGACTACACCGCTGTTCCCGCAGGGATATTCACCGAGCCGGAGATCGCCTCGGTAGGGCTTACCGAGGATGAAGCAAGGGAAAAAGGGATCAATATAAAGGTAGGACGTTTCCCCCTCCGCGTTTTGGGCAGAGCTCAGGCATCGGGGGAATTATCCGGTCTCATCAAATTGATCGCCGAAGAGGGATCGGGAAAGCTTATCGGTGCCCATATCATCGGCGCCCGGGCAACCGAACTTATCCATGAACTCACTTTGGCGATAAGGCTTGGGGTGTCTGCCCAGGAGGTCGAGGAGACGATCCATACCCATCCCACCTTTTCCGAAGGGATAATGGAGGCAGCGATGGATCTCTTTGGGCGTTCTATCCACCTTCCCCCGAGCCGGGGTTAA
- a CDS encoding N-acetylmuramoyl-L-alanine amidase: MSREKRLHGGLCWGVVFLLLFFFSLSLFPSDKARELYRLAESRYQRLMRSPTRLSKRGEWLKVVNSYREVAVLYSDHKVADDAVFKIATLYQGMYEKFKDSSYLNEALISYRFLVKRYPKSPYLESALFTIAQIYFSELKDPEQALRYYQRVVDEFPSGEKARYARIRISYLKRVLAKRKRSSTGLVWVKNIRHWTGDDYTRVVIDIADEVKYEYHQLKNPDRIYFDLKNAKLTPKLAGKVFPIKGEFLNRVRVAQYRSNVVRVVLDLGRVKDYTVFNLYNPNRIVIDVKGEKGARFIGKPAKTTRKGHYSLARQLGLRVRCIVIDPGHGGRDPGAIGRSGLTEKFVTLDVAKRLASLIRKNLGCKVILTRKDDRYLPLEERTAIANSKGADLFLSIHTNANRNKHTSGIETYFLNFAIDPHAEATAARENAISEKNMARLQDLVKKITLNTKIDESKDLAKKVQQTMISYLRRYYRVNNLGVKQAPFYVLIGANMPSILTELGFISHPKEERRLRNPAYRQRLAYALYLGIKRYIESLN, translated from the coding sequence ATGAGCCGGGAGAAAAGGCTTCACGGGGGCTTATGCTGGGGGGTGGTCTTTCTCCTCCTTTTCTTTTTCTCCCTCTCCCTTTTCCCCTCCGATAAGGCAAGAGAGTTATACCGCTTGGCTGAGAGTCGCTATCAACGGTTAATGCGTTCTCCCACCAGGTTAAGCAAAAGGGGGGAGTGGCTCAAGGTAGTGAATTCTTATCGCGAGGTTGCTGTTCTTTACTCCGATCACAAAGTAGCTGATGATGCGGTATTCAAGATCGCCACCCTTTATCAGGGGATGTATGAAAAGTTCAAAGACTCCTCCTATCTCAACGAGGCGCTTATCAGTTATCGCTTTTTGGTAAAGAGATATCCTAAAAGCCCTTACTTGGAAAGCGCTCTTTTCACCATAGCCCAGATATACTTTTCTGAACTGAAGGATCCAGAACAGGCGCTTCGTTATTACCAGAGAGTGGTGGATGAGTTCCCCAGTGGGGAGAAAGCGAGGTATGCGAGGATCCGGATATCCTACCTCAAAAGGGTGCTTGCGAAGAGAAAGAGGAGTTCCACCGGACTTGTTTGGGTGAAGAATATCCGCCACTGGACGGGCGATGATTATACCCGGGTGGTAATCGATATTGCCGATGAGGTGAAGTACGAGTACCATCAGCTGAAGAACCCGGATCGGATCTACTTTGATCTTAAAAACGCCAAGCTGACTCCCAAGCTGGCGGGTAAGGTCTTTCCAATAAAGGGGGAGTTTCTCAATCGGGTGCGGGTAGCCCAGTATAGGTCTAATGTGGTCCGGGTGGTGCTCGATCTGGGGCGGGTGAAGGATTATACCGTGTTCAACCTTTACAACCCGAACCGGATCGTCATCGATGTCAAGGGGGAGAAAGGAGCGAGGTTTATTGGAAAGCCGGCTAAGACGACGAGGAAAGGTCATTACTCCTTAGCGCGTCAGCTTGGTCTTAGGGTAAGATGCATTGTCATCGACCCGGGGCATGGAGGAAGGGATCCGGGAGCGATAGGCAGAAGTGGGCTTACCGAAAAGTTCGTCACCCTTGATGTAGCGAAGAGACTCGCCTCACTCATCAGAAAAAATCTTGGCTGTAAAGTGATCCTCACCCGGAAGGATGACCGTTACCTCCCCTTAGAGGAGCGGACGGCGATAGCCAACTCCAAAGGGGCTGATCTTTTCCTCTCCATCCACACCAACGCCAATCGGAACAAACATACCTCGGGTATTGAGACCTACTTTCTCAACTTCGCCATCGATCCTCATGCCGAGGCTACCGCCGCCAGAGAGAACGCCATTTCGGAAAAGAATATGGCTCGCCTGCAAGATCTGGTGAAGAAGATCACCTTGAATACCAAGATAGATGAATCAAAGGACCTGGCGAAGAAGGTACAGCAGACTATGATCTCCTACCTCAGGAGGTACTATCGGGTAAACAACCTCGGGGTGAAACAGGCTCCTTTCTATGTGCTCATAGGAGCCAATATGCCCTCCATTCTCACCGAACTTGGTTTCATCTCCCACCCGAAAGAGGAAAGAAGGCTCCGCAATCCCGCTTATCGCCAGCGTCTGGCTTATGCCCTTTATCTCGGGATAAAACGGTATATCGAATCCCTTAATTAA
- a CDS encoding transglycosylase SLT domain-containing protein — MRIRSLITVFVLLLIALPLFSQIYYYRDRSGKLVFTNIPHPKAKRYFSYRYFSGFDLSTSARKRAFLREYGGFIEQISRKYGVDSKLIYSIIEVESDYHPYAVSRKGAKGLMQLLPETARRHGASDVFNPYENIEAGVKHLRYLLDYYHDNLTLALAAYNAGVNAVNRYKGIPPYRETRRYVKKVYSRYLGTSSIPEVDLGRKGRRVSSSRSEGRVYRYLDDKGRICFTNLKPVGRRAKR, encoded by the coding sequence GTGAGGATAAGGAGCCTTATTACGGTATTTGTCCTTCTCCTTATCGCTCTTCCTTTGTTTTCACAGATATACTATTACCGAGATCGGTCAGGAAAACTCGTCTTCACCAACATCCCCCATCCCAAGGCGAAGCGGTATTTCTCCTACCGCTATTTTTCTGGCTTTGATCTTTCCACCTCTGCTCGAAAGCGGGCGTTTTTGAGGGAGTATGGTGGTTTTATCGAGCAGATCTCCCGAAAATATGGGGTTGATTCCAAACTTATCTATTCCATCATCGAGGTGGAATCGGATTATCATCCCTATGCTGTCTCGAGGAAGGGAGCGAAGGGATTGATGCAACTCCTTCCGGAGACGGCGAGGAGGCATGGTGCCTCCGATGTATTCAACCCCTACGAGAACATTGAAGCAGGGGTGAAGCACCTTCGTTATCTTTTGGATTATTACCACGATAATCTCACCCTTGCCCTTGCTGCCTATAATGCCGGGGTCAATGCGGTCAACCGGTATAAGGGGATACCCCCTTATCGAGAGACGAGGAGATATGTGAAGAAGGTGTATTCTCGGTACTTGGGTACCTCCTCCATACCCGAGGTTGATCTCGGTAGGAAAGGGAGAAGGGTTTCTTCTTCAAGAAGTGAAGGGCGGGTATACCGCTATTTAGATGATAAAGGGAGGATCTGTTTTACCAACCTCAAGCCGGTGGGAAGAAGAGCTAAGCGATGA